One Desulfomicrobium apsheronum genomic region harbors:
- a CDS encoding Hcp family type VI secretion system effector, which translates to MPVPAYISITGERQGLITAGNFTEASVGNIFQEGHEDESLVEAFEHQIILPRDPQSGQPTGQRVHKPLKITKIMDKASPLLFRSLVSGERLPKVEMKFYRTSASGTMEHYFTIQLEDAIIVDIQAYMPNCQDPGKAHFTHLEDVYMTYRKIIKTHEIASTSESDDWRTMSNQA; encoded by the coding sequence ATGCCAGTACCCGCCTACATCAGTATCACCGGAGAGCGTCAGGGCCTCATTACCGCCGGAAACTTCACCGAGGCTTCTGTCGGCAACATCTTTCAAGAGGGCCACGAGGATGAAAGCCTCGTGGAAGCCTTCGAACACCAGATCATCCTCCCCCGCGATCCTCAATCCGGCCAGCCAACTGGGCAGCGCGTGCATAAGCCCCTCAAGATCACCAAGATCATGGACAAGGCATCGCCTTTGCTCTTCCGCTCCCTGGTCAGCGGCGAGCGCCTTCCCAAGGTCGAGATGAAGTTCTACCGCACCTCGGCATCGGGAACCATGGAGCACTACTTCACCATCCAGCTTGAAGACGCCATCATCGTGGACATCCAGGCCTACATGCCCAATTGCCAAGATCCCGGGAAAGCCCACTTCACCCATCTCGAGGATGTCTACATGACCTACCGCAAGATCATCAAAACCCATGAAATCGCCAGCACGTCCGAAAGCGACGACTGGAGGACCATGTCCAACCAGGCGTAA